Proteins encoded in a region of the Haloglomus salinum genome:
- a CDS encoding metal-dependent hydrolase, with product MWPWGHLALGYLLYSPAVRLLRRRGPSAAGALALALGTQFPDLLDKPLAWVLGVTSQGYTVGHSVFVAVPLAVLVVSLAARYDRTEAGLAFAVGHLSHLLGDVLFGVALRNPYAIERVLWPVAALPAGEQRAVTGRVLEYAVEWAEYLLATDQGWLVALYVGTLLGAFCLWLVDGVPGVPRPSWVRDDGAAGRHGEERTDDQSR from the coding sequence ATGTGGCCGTGGGGACATCTCGCGCTGGGCTACCTGCTGTACTCGCCCGCCGTGCGCCTGCTCCGGCGGCGGGGCCCGTCCGCGGCGGGCGCGCTCGCGCTCGCGCTCGGGACCCAGTTCCCCGACCTGCTCGACAAGCCACTCGCGTGGGTGCTCGGCGTGACGAGCCAGGGCTACACCGTCGGCCACTCCGTCTTCGTCGCGGTGCCGCTGGCCGTCCTCGTCGTCTCGCTCGCCGCACGGTACGACCGGACCGAGGCCGGACTGGCGTTCGCCGTGGGCCACCTCTCGCACCTGCTCGGTGACGTGCTGTTCGGCGTGGCGCTGCGGAACCCCTACGCCATCGAGCGCGTGCTGTGGCCGGTTGCGGCCCTCCCGGCCGGCGAGCAACGCGCCGTGACCGGCCGGGTCCTCGAGTACGCCGTCGAGTGGGCCGAGTACCTGCTGGCGACCGACCAGGGCTGGCTCGTCGCCCTCTACGTCGGGACGCTGCTCGGGGCGTTCTGCCTCTGGCTCGTCGACGGCGTCCCCGGCGTGCCGCGCCCCTCCTGGGTCCGCGACGACGGCGCGGCAGGCCGGCACGGGGAGGAGCGGACTGATGACCAATCCCGATAA
- a CDS encoding DUF1616 domain-containing protein yields the protein MSRPLRSTGDLLVALAWTLAAGAAVLTGLPPGTVRTVLAVPLVVLLPGYSLVSALFPEALGTDTAGEDETMSLTGVERFGLSVVLSIVLVPMVGFVVNYTYGFFLRPLLLAVCGLTVFLALVAVLRRLSLPSERRHAVSLGAWFDETTGSFLSVARRDLRMSPALKPSTSGQQLLNVFFVVSLLTLAATAGYATVTPPQDDEPFSEFYLLTQTENGEFVAEDLPTEFAAGESRDLYVAIGNHEGQRVPYTVVMTLDGQERDRFSTTIGAGQTERVRATVSPQQTGDRLRLSFLLYRGDVPENPTPENAYRESRLWVSVGGS from the coding sequence ATGAGTCGCCCCCTCCGGTCGACAGGAGACCTGCTGGTCGCACTCGCGTGGACGCTCGCGGCCGGCGCAGCCGTCCTGACCGGCCTGCCACCGGGAACCGTCAGGACCGTTCTGGCGGTCCCGCTCGTCGTACTGCTCCCCGGCTACAGCCTCGTCTCGGCGCTGTTCCCCGAGGCGCTCGGGACCGACACCGCAGGCGAGGACGAGACGATGAGCCTCACGGGGGTCGAACGATTCGGCCTCTCGGTCGTCCTGAGCATCGTGCTGGTCCCGATGGTCGGGTTCGTCGTGAACTACACGTACGGGTTCTTCCTCCGGCCGCTGCTGCTGGCGGTCTGTGGCCTGACCGTCTTCCTCGCGCTGGTGGCCGTCCTCCGCCGGCTCTCGCTCCCGAGCGAGCGACGCCACGCCGTCTCGCTCGGCGCCTGGTTCGACGAGACCACCGGCTCCTTTCTCTCGGTGGCGCGCCGTGACCTCCGGATGTCGCCGGCGCTGAAGCCCTCGACCAGCGGCCAGCAGCTCCTCAACGTCTTCTTCGTCGTGAGCCTGCTGACGCTCGCGGCGACCGCGGGCTACGCCACCGTGACGCCCCCGCAGGACGACGAGCCGTTCAGCGAGTTCTACCTGCTGACGCAGACCGAGAACGGCGAGTTCGTCGCCGAGGACCTCCCCACCGAGTTCGCGGCCGGCGAGTCCCGTGACCTGTACGTTGCCATCGGCAACCACGAGGGCCAGCGCGTCCCGTACACGGTCGTGATGACGCTCGATGGGCAGGAGAGAGACCGGTTCAGCACCACCATCGGCGCCGGGCAGACGGAACGGGTCCGGGCGACCGTCTCGCCCCAGCAGACCGGGGACCGCCTCCGGCTCTCCTTCCTCCTCTACCGGGGCGACGTCCCCGAGAACCCGACACCGGAGAACGCGTACCGCGAGTCGCGGCTCTGGGTCTCCGTCGGGGGCTCGTAG
- a CDS encoding DegT/DnrJ/EryC1/StrS family aminotransferase, whose protein sequence is MSEVPIADPQLGVAERERVADVFDSGMLAAGEEVAAFEAEFADHCGTDHAVATTNGTTALHAALEAVGVGPGDVVVTTPFSFVATANAIRFAGGIPKFADVDLETFNLDPEAVEARIRAIDGPVSAIVPVHLYGLPADMDRFRELADEYDAALVADAAQAHGASYGGEPVGSLADAATFSFYPTKNMTTGEGGMVTTDDPDVADALERFIDHGRPVDGDSYEHVELGHNYRMTNLAAAIGRAQLEKLPEFTETRRENAAALDAALADTPLRTPTEPDDRQHAYHQYTVRTDDREAVRDRFDECGVGSAVYYPELIPELDAYEGAAHSLPVAERLTDEVLSLPVHPGLDEAALERIADAAAGMEVPRV, encoded by the coding sequence GTGAGCGAGGTCCCCATCGCCGACCCGCAGCTCGGCGTCGCCGAGCGCGAGCGGGTCGCGGACGTGTTCGACTCGGGGATGCTCGCGGCCGGCGAGGAGGTCGCGGCCTTCGAGGCCGAGTTCGCCGACCACTGCGGGACCGACCACGCCGTCGCCACCACGAACGGGACGACCGCGCTCCACGCGGCGCTCGAGGCCGTCGGCGTCGGTCCCGGCGACGTGGTGGTCACGACACCGTTCTCGTTCGTCGCCACGGCCAACGCCATCCGGTTCGCGGGTGGCATCCCGAAGTTCGCCGACGTGGACCTCGAGACGTTCAATCTCGACCCCGAGGCGGTCGAGGCACGCATCCGGGCCATCGACGGGCCGGTCTCGGCCATCGTCCCCGTCCACCTGTACGGGCTGCCGGCCGACATGGACCGCTTCCGCGAACTCGCCGACGAGTACGACGCCGCGCTCGTCGCCGACGCTGCGCAGGCCCACGGTGCCTCGTACGGGGGCGAGCCGGTCGGCTCGCTCGCGGACGCGGCCACGTTCTCGTTCTACCCGACGAAGAACATGACCACCGGCGAGGGCGGGATGGTCACGACCGACGACCCGGACGTGGCCGACGCGCTCGAGCGGTTCATCGACCACGGACGGCCGGTCGACGGTGACTCGTACGAGCACGTCGAGCTGGGGCACAACTACCGGATGACGAACCTCGCGGCCGCCATCGGCCGCGCTCAGCTGGAGAAGCTCCCCGAGTTCACCGAGACCCGCCGCGAGAACGCCGCCGCGCTCGATGCGGCGCTCGCGGACACGCCGCTCCGGACGCCGACGGAACCCGACGACCGGCAGCACGCGTACCACCAGTACACGGTCCGGACGGACGACCGCGAGGCCGTCCGTGACCGGTTCGACGAGTGCGGCGTCGGCTCGGCGGTCTACTATCCCGAACTCATCCCCGAACTGGACGCCTACGAGGGGGCCGCCCACTCCCTCCCGGTCGCGGAGCGGCTCACGGACGAGGTGCTCTCGCTGCCGGTCCATCCCGGCCTCGACGAGGCGGCCCTCGAACGGATCGCCGACGCCGCCGCCGGCATGGAGGTGCCTCGTGTCTAG
- a CDS encoding Gfo/Idh/MocA family protein, with amino-acid sequence MSSAAPVRAGVIGVGTMGQNHARVYRELPEAELRGVFDADTERATQVAETYGTEFRSMDDLLDGVDVVSVAVPTEYHYETVRECIDAGVHVLVEKPFVAEPENGHRLVEFAEDRGVTLQVGHIERFNPATRKLMDIVEDLDVIAVDARRLGPPVDRDIDDSAVMDLMIHDIDIVTALVDEEVVTLDAIGNDDVDYAAANLQFDSGVVGQLTASRVTQEKERQLSLSAENCRVKVDYIDQTIEIHRQSAPEYVEENGDVTYHHENVVERVSVEKREPLKNELSAFVEAATTDAEPVVTAEDGLRALRLSRLIEDLADERTPVEQPVAVR; translated from the coding sequence GTGTCTAGCGCCGCCCCGGTCCGGGCCGGCGTCATCGGCGTGGGGACGATGGGACAGAACCACGCCCGCGTCTACCGCGAACTGCCCGAGGCAGAGCTGCGCGGCGTCTTCGACGCCGACACCGAGCGCGCCACGCAGGTCGCCGAGACGTACGGCACCGAGTTCCGTTCGATGGACGACCTGCTCGACGGCGTGGACGTGGTCTCCGTGGCGGTCCCGACGGAGTACCACTACGAGACCGTCCGCGAGTGCATCGACGCGGGCGTCCACGTGCTGGTCGAGAAGCCGTTCGTCGCGGAGCCGGAGAACGGCCACCGCCTCGTCGAGTTCGCCGAGGACCGCGGGGTCACGCTCCAGGTCGGCCACATCGAGCGGTTCAACCCTGCCACCCGCAAGTTGATGGACATCGTCGAGGACCTCGATGTCATCGCGGTCGACGCCCGGCGGCTCGGTCCCCCGGTCGACCGCGACATCGACGACTCGGCGGTGATGGACCTGATGATCCACGACATCGACATCGTGACCGCGCTCGTCGACGAGGAGGTCGTCACCCTCGACGCCATCGGCAACGACGACGTGGACTACGCCGCCGCGAACCTCCAGTTCGACTCCGGCGTCGTCGGCCAGCTCACCGCCAGCCGGGTCACACAGGAGAAGGAGCGCCAGCTCTCGCTCTCGGCGGAGAACTGCCGGGTGAAGGTCGACTACATCGACCAGACCATCGAGATCCACCGCCAGTCCGCCCCCGAGTACGTCGAGGAGAACGGCGACGTCACCTACCACCACGAGAACGTCGTCGAGCGGGTCTCCGTCGAGAAGCGCGAGCCGCTGAAGAACGAGCTGTCGGCGTTCGTCGAGGCCGCGACCACGGACGCAGAGCCGGTCGTCACCGCCGAGGACGGCCTCCGGGCACTCCGCCTGTCCCGGCTCATCGAGGACCTCGCGGACGAGCGGACCCCCGTCGAACAGCCGGTCGCGGTGCGGTAA
- a CDS encoding acyltransferase encodes MPAQLGDDCHVDDGATVGYQHPDHPEPTVLGDGATVRAGTIVYTGVEAGDGLTTGHNALIREATVIGDDVVVGTDTVIDGAVTIGSDVSLQTGVYVPRQTTIGSNVFVGPKATLTNDPYPVRKDVEMEGPTIEDGASVGANATLLPGVTVGEGAFVAAGAVVTEDVPPETLAMGSPAEHRDLPADLEGVNALA; translated from the coding sequence ATGCCCGCCCAGCTCGGCGATGACTGCCACGTCGACGACGGCGCCACGGTCGGCTACCAGCACCCGGACCACCCCGAACCGACCGTCCTCGGCGACGGCGCGACCGTCCGCGCGGGGACCATCGTCTACACGGGCGTCGAGGCCGGCGACGGACTGACGACCGGCCACAACGCCCTCATCCGCGAGGCGACCGTCATCGGCGACGACGTGGTCGTCGGAACGGACACCGTCATCGACGGGGCCGTCACCATCGGCTCGGACGTGAGCCTCCAGACGGGCGTCTACGTCCCGCGCCAGACGACCATCGGCTCGAACGTCTTCGTCGGGCCGAAGGCGACGCTGACGAACGACCCGTACCCGGTCCGCAAGGACGTCGAGATGGAGGGGCCGACCATCGAGGACGGCGCCTCCGTCGGCGCGAACGCGACCCTGCTGCCTGGCGTCACCGTCGGCGAGGGGGCGTTCGTCGCCGCCGGCGCCGTCGTGACCGAGGACGTGCCGCCGGAGACGCTCGCGATGGGGTCGCCTGCCGAACACCGTGACCTCCCCGCGGACCTCGAGGGGGTGAATGCCCTCGCATGA
- a CDS encoding nucleotide sugar dehydrogenase, with product MSGSVQQEFAETVPESATVCVVGLGYVGIPLSLGFDEEGLDVVGFDIDPDKVERLDSGVDVTGDHGDEAVAASDIEFTANEAHISQADYVIITVPTPVDDTKNPNLDFVKAAGRTVGEYLSEGATVVLESTVYPGVTRDVLGPEIAAASGLEMTEEFNLGYSPERLSPGDEGRGLRDVMKIVSGDTEETLDELAALYGMVVDAGIYRAPNIETAEAAKVTENVQRDVNIALVNELAIICDHIGIDSDEVLDAAGTKWNFHDYRPGLVGGHCIPVDPLYLAHGSERAGYSPDLILTGREVNEYMPKHAAELALRALNESGKVLKDCRLLVLGLSYKPNVGDIRTSEVGGVITELDTYGIDVEGHDPHAPDEAIRDQFGIDTVDDPDFEGYDGVVLATPHEAYADLDVEAMAESLNDDPVLLDVMGTVEEERAQEAGLTYRTL from the coding sequence ATGAGCGGGAGTGTCCAGCAGGAGTTCGCCGAGACGGTGCCCGAGAGCGCGACCGTCTGTGTCGTCGGTCTCGGCTACGTCGGCATCCCGCTCAGTCTCGGCTTCGACGAGGAGGGGCTCGACGTGGTCGGCTTCGACATCGACCCGGACAAGGTCGAGCGCCTCGACAGCGGCGTCGACGTCACCGGCGACCACGGTGACGAGGCCGTCGCCGCCAGCGACATCGAGTTCACGGCCAACGAGGCCCACATCTCGCAGGCCGACTACGTCATCATCACGGTCCCGACGCCGGTCGACGACACCAAGAACCCGAACCTCGACTTCGTGAAGGCCGCCGGGCGGACCGTCGGCGAGTACCTCTCCGAGGGCGCGACGGTCGTGCTGGAGTCGACGGTGTACCCCGGCGTCACGCGCGATGTCCTCGGCCCGGAGATCGCGGCGGCCTCCGGACTCGAGATGACCGAGGAGTTCAACCTCGGCTACTCGCCCGAGCGCCTCTCGCCGGGTGACGAGGGCCGTGGCCTGCGCGACGTGATGAAGATCGTCAGCGGCGACACCGAGGAGACGCTCGACGAACTCGCCGCGCTGTACGGGATGGTCGTCGATGCCGGCATCTACCGTGCGCCCAACATCGAGACTGCCGAGGCCGCGAAGGTGACCGAGAACGTCCAGCGCGACGTCAACATCGCGCTGGTCAACGAACTCGCCATCATCTGCGACCACATCGGTATCGACAGCGACGAGGTCCTCGACGCCGCCGGCACGAAGTGGAACTTCCACGACTACCGTCCCGGCCTGGTCGGGGGGCACTGCATCCCTGTCGACCCGCTGTACCTCGCGCACGGCTCCGAGCGCGCGGGCTACTCGCCCGACCTCATCCTCACGGGCCGCGAGGTCAACGAGTACATGCCCAAACACGCCGCGGAACTGGCGCTGCGGGCACTCAACGAGAGCGGGAAGGTCCTCAAGGACTGCCGCCTGCTCGTCCTCGGGCTGTCCTACAAGCCCAACGTCGGCGACATCCGCACCTCCGAGGTCGGCGGCGTCATCACGGAACTCGACACGTACGGCATCGACGTCGAGGGCCACGACCCGCACGCGCCGGACGAGGCCATCCGGGACCAGTTCGGCATCGACACCGTCGACGACCCCGACTTCGAGGGGTACGACGGCGTCGTCCTCGCCACGCCGCACGAGGCGTACGCGGACCTCGACGTCGAGGCGATGGCGGAGTCGCTCAACGACGACCCCGTCCTGCTCGACGTGATGGGCACCGTCGAGGAGGAGCGGGCCCAGGAGGCGGGCCTGACCTACCGCACGCTGTGA
- a CDS encoding DUF354 domain-containing protein → MKYVVTIQHPGHVHFFRHAIRELEDAGHEVHVFCKDLEVVCDLLEEYGLAYEALAGDRGSLLNLAVTQLTYEARLLRRARAIDPDVMTAIGGTAVAHVAPLVGARSVVFTDTEHAPGNRVTFPFADEVWTPECYHGDVPDEHHTYPGYHELAYLHPDRFEPDPAVVAAAGLDPDDRFVVLRLTAWDASHDVGQGGFEDMADAVERLEATGAEVLVTSEVDLPPDLEDRRASVAPHRMHHLLAAADLFVGEGATMAVESAVLGTPAVYVNTLRMGYTDEVEARYGLLYNCQGSFRHQRALSTAERILAGEEGGDWADRREALLADTVDTTEVVLAALRDETPPTGAGTDSTATVAPADD, encoded by the coding sequence ATGAAGTACGTCGTCACCATCCAGCACCCCGGCCACGTCCACTTCTTCAGGCACGCCATCCGCGAGCTGGAGGACGCGGGCCACGAGGTCCACGTCTTCTGCAAGGACCTGGAGGTGGTCTGTGACCTGCTCGAGGAGTACGGGCTGGCGTACGAGGCCCTCGCGGGCGACCGCGGGAGCCTGCTCAACCTCGCGGTGACCCAGCTCACCTACGAGGCGCGGCTGCTGCGCCGTGCGCGGGCCATCGACCCGGACGTGATGACCGCCATCGGCGGCACCGCCGTCGCACACGTCGCGCCGCTCGTCGGGGCCCGCTCGGTCGTCTTCACCGACACCGAGCACGCGCCCGGCAACCGGGTCACGTTCCCGTTCGCCGACGAGGTGTGGACGCCCGAGTGCTACCACGGCGACGTGCCCGACGAGCACCACACCTACCCGGGCTACCACGAACTCGCCTACCTCCACCCGGACCGCTTCGAGCCGGACCCCGCGGTCGTGGCGGCGGCCGGCCTCGACCCGGACGACCGGTTCGTCGTCCTCCGCCTGACCGCGTGGGACGCCTCGCACGACGTGGGGCAGGGCGGCTTCGAGGACATGGCCGACGCCGTCGAGCGCCTCGAGGCAACGGGCGCGGAGGTGCTCGTGACGAGCGAGGTGGACCTCCCGCCCGACCTCGAGGACCGCCGCGCCAGCGTCGCACCCCACCGGATGCACCACCTGCTCGCCGCCGCCGACCTGTTCGTCGGCGAGGGGGCGACGATGGCCGTCGAGAGCGCCGTCCTCGGCACCCCGGCGGTCTACGTGAACACCCTGCGGATGGGCTACACGGACGAGGTGGAGGCCCGCTACGGCCTCCTCTACAACTGCCAGGGCTCGTTCCGGCACCAGCGCGCCCTCTCGACCGCCGAGCGCATCCTCGCCGGCGAGGAGGGCGGTGACTGGGCCGACCGCCGCGAGGCTCTACTCGCCGACACGGTCGACACCACCGAGGTCGTCCTGGCCGCACTGCGCGACGAGACACCGCCGACCGGCGCCGGGACCGACTCCACGGCGACGGTCGCCCCCGCCGATGACTGA
- a CDS encoding glycosyltransferase family 4 protein: protein MTDPDDPPSLTGSEWSRSGVPVALRGPAVGDRDRTDDGGDAGDRASPDVDGIPLAGTPLLRDGGQRPASVPAPDASGGAGDTPDGAAADTGDDTPDGTAGTAPAANTTADTPDDDLREAVSGLRVLQLTSSRRSFFEKQVEGLEALGIECETVSVPTRDGRERGRGPREYLAFALRTLGRGLEEFDLVHANYGMLGPLALAQPTRPVVLTLWGSDLQGPGWLSRTSRLSARFADRTVVPWPSMAADLDTDHDLVPFGVDTDLFRPIPQDAARDHLGWAPDERVVLFPYAPDRPVKNHPLAERVVEQVPDATLRTVSGVDYEAMPYYMAASDALLVTSDRESGPMVVREAAACNLPVVSRDVGFAADALDGVANCAIAEGEAGLAAALERVLDADGRSDGRATVDELGIDETARHLAQVYRSVLD from the coding sequence ATGACTGACCCCGACGACCCCCCGTCACTGACGGGGAGCGAGTGGTCTCGGTCCGGGGTGCCGGTGGCGCTCCGTGGCCCCGCCGTCGGCGACCGTGACCGGACCGACGACGGTGGCGACGCCGGCGACCGCGCCAGCCCCGATGTGGACGGTATCCCCCTCGCGGGGACGCCACTCCTCCGGGACGGCGGACAGCGCCCGGCGTCGGTCCCGGCTCCGGACGCGTCCGGCGGCGCGGGCGACACTCCGGATGGTGCCGCGGCCGACACTGGCGACGACACCCCGGACGGCACCGCAGGGACGGCCCCGGCGGCCAACACGACCGCCGACACCCCCGACGACGACCTCCGGGAGGCCGTCTCCGGCCTGCGCGTCCTGCAGCTGACGAGTTCGCGCCGGTCGTTCTTCGAGAAGCAGGTCGAGGGGCTGGAGGCCCTGGGCATCGAGTGCGAGACGGTCTCGGTCCCGACCCGTGACGGGCGCGAACGGGGCCGGGGCCCTCGCGAGTACCTCGCGTTCGCGCTCCGGACGCTGGGGCGTGGGCTGGAGGAGTTCGACCTCGTCCACGCCAACTACGGGATGCTCGGGCCGCTCGCGCTCGCCCAGCCGACCCGCCCGGTGGTGCTGACGCTCTGGGGCTCGGACCTGCAGGGCCCGGGCTGGCTCTCGCGGACCAGCCGGCTCTCGGCCCGCTTCGCCGACCGGACGGTCGTCCCGTGGCCGTCGATGGCCGCGGACCTCGACACCGACCACGACCTCGTCCCGTTCGGCGTGGACACGGACCTGTTCCGGCCCATCCCTCAGGACGCGGCCCGCGACCACCTGGGCTGGGCCCCCGACGAGCGCGTCGTGCTGTTCCCCTACGCCCCCGACCGGCCGGTGAAGAACCACCCACTGGCCGAGCGCGTGGTCGAGCAGGTCCCCGACGCCACCCTCCGGACCGTCTCGGGCGTCGACTACGAGGCGATGCCGTACTACATGGCGGCGAGCGACGCGCTGCTCGTGACCTCCGACCGCGAGAGCGGGCCGATGGTGGTCCGGGAGGCCGCCGCCTGCAACCTCCCGGTCGTCTCCCGCGATGTCGGCTTCGCCGCCGACGCCCTCGACGGGGTCGCCAACTGCGCCATCGCCGAGGGTGAGGCCGGCCTCGCGGCCGCCCTCGAACGCGTCCTCGACGCCGACGGCCGCTCGGACGGCCGCGCGACGGTCGACGAACTGGGTATCGACGAGACCGCACGCCACCTCGCGCAGGTGTACCGGTCGGTGCTGGACTGA
- a CDS encoding glycosyltransferase family 2 protein, with product MYRDHTVGVVVPAYNEETLVGRVVETMPEFVDRVYLVDDASTDDTWAEINDAVATAREAEALDDGSIHGAFDERWVPIQHDDNQGVGGAILTGYRRALADDIDATAVMAGDAQMDPDVLPRLLDPVVEGEAEYVKASRLLRREDWTGMPPFRLFGNLMLTGLTRISSGYWRMTDPQNGYTVISQHALTELDLDTLYEDYGFANDLLVRLNAHGMPIADVETPSEFFYEDEEWDSHIDLKTFVPKTSVLLLRNFFWRLRRDGGPGPVRSFLALYAVGAVGVVVALVLLLSSVVAPAGDSLDGSPSLLVAGGLSLLLGFALDLGSNAGLHTRVYAGADE from the coding sequence GTGTATAGGGACCACACCGTCGGTGTGGTCGTCCCGGCGTACAACGAGGAGACGCTGGTCGGTCGGGTGGTGGAGACGATGCCCGAGTTCGTCGACCGCGTCTACCTCGTCGACGACGCCTCGACCGACGACACCTGGGCGGAGATCAACGACGCCGTCGCGACCGCTCGCGAGGCGGAGGCCCTCGACGACGGCTCCATCCACGGCGCGTTCGACGAACGCTGGGTCCCCATCCAGCACGACGACAACCAGGGCGTCGGCGGGGCCATCCTCACCGGCTACCGGCGCGCGCTCGCCGACGACATCGACGCGACGGCGGTGATGGCCGGCGACGCGCAGATGGACCCCGACGTGCTGCCGCGCCTGCTCGACCCCGTGGTCGAGGGCGAGGCCGAGTACGTGAAGGCCAGCCGCTTGCTCCGCCGCGAGGACTGGACGGGGATGCCGCCGTTCCGCCTGTTCGGGAACCTCATGCTGACCGGGCTGACCCGCATCTCGAGTGGCTACTGGCGGATGACCGACCCGCAGAACGGCTACACCGTCATCTCCCAGCACGCGCTGACGGAGCTGGACCTCGATACGCTGTACGAGGACTACGGCTTCGCGAACGACCTGCTCGTCCGGCTCAACGCCCACGGGATGCCCATCGCCGACGTCGAGACCCCCTCCGAGTTCTTCTACGAGGACGAGGAGTGGGACAGCCACATCGACCTGAAGACGTTCGTCCCGAAGACCTCCGTGCTGTTGCTTCGGAACTTCTTCTGGCGGCTCCGGCGCGACGGTGGGCCCGGCCCGGTCCGGTCGTTCCTCGCGCTGTACGCCGTCGGCGCGGTCGGCGTGGTGGTGGCGCTCGTGCTGTTGCTCTCGAGCGTCGTGGCCCCCGCGGGTGATTCCCTCGACGGCTCCCCGTCGCTGCTGGTGGCCGGTGGCCTCTCACTCCTGCTCGGGTTCGCCCTCGACCTCGGCTCGAACGCGGGGCTGCACACGCGGGTGTACGCCGGGGCCGACGAGTGA
- a CDS encoding DUF7344 domain-containing protein, producing MTATRDGAPPAEPAAEEESGPPSAPAGTSPPGLSADEFFHALQEERRRYALRCLLDHEGPVEVDRLAEWVASREHGQDHGGPSAEACQRTYLSLYQCHLPKLDSLGLVDYDQSNETVTPTVTADHFAPYLGAPVPGDEHDATPDEPPAGGGWSRALVGANALGVGLLALAWFGPVAALAVSFRVAAAAVLAIHTALTAVLVIDRGL from the coding sequence ATGACAGCGACACGCGATGGCGCTCCCCCGGCGGAGCCGGCCGCCGAGGAGGAATCGGGGCCGCCGTCGGCCCCCGCTGGTACGTCGCCGCCCGGACTCTCGGCCGACGAGTTCTTCCACGCACTCCAGGAGGAACGTCGCCGGTACGCGCTTCGGTGCCTGCTGGACCACGAGGGGCCGGTCGAGGTCGACCGGCTCGCCGAATGGGTCGCCAGCCGGGAGCACGGGCAGGACCACGGCGGCCCGTCGGCCGAGGCGTGCCAGCGGACGTACCTCTCGCTCTATCAGTGCCATCTCCCCAAGCTGGACAGCCTCGGCCTCGTCGACTACGACCAGTCGAACGAGACCGTGACGCCGACCGTGACGGCCGACCACTTCGCGCCCTACCTCGGCGCCCCAGTTCCGGGCGACGAGCACGATGCCACTCCGGACGAGCCTCCTGCTGGCGGTGGGTGGTCCCGGGCGCTCGTGGGCGCGAACGCCCTTGGCGTCGGCCTGCTGGCGCTCGCGTGGTTCGGCCCCGTCGCCGCGCTCGCGGTCTCTTTCCGCGTCGCGGCGGCCGCCGTCCTCGCCATCCACACGGCACTGACGGCTGTCCTGGTCATCGACCGCGGACTCTGA
- a CDS encoding helix-turn-helix transcriptional regulator, whose amino-acid sequence MTFTTTTQPTATLAPSEPGVIARPSFAVLGTGVGELQLAFTFPLLGLFLVGVAAVLALLTSVRDWLSDAVAATRVADRLSDDEPESTAGIPSAARLSEEEQFVVDLLRRNEGRIRQSNIVELSDWSKSKVSRLLSTMEAEGYIEKVAVGRENIIVLPGEEPER is encoded by the coding sequence ATGACATTCACGACCACCACCCAGCCGACAGCCACGCTCGCCCCCTCGGAACCCGGGGTTATCGCCCGCCCCTCGTTCGCCGTCCTCGGGACCGGTGTCGGTGAGCTCCAGCTGGCGTTCACCTTCCCACTGCTCGGGCTGTTCCTCGTCGGGGTCGCGGCCGTCCTCGCGTTGCTCACCAGCGTTCGCGACTGGCTGTCCGATGCCGTGGCCGCCACGAGAGTCGCCGACCGCCTGTCCGACGACGAGCCCGAATCGACGGCCGGCATCCCGTCGGCGGCGCGGCTCTCCGAGGAGGAGCAGTTCGTGGTGGACCTGCTGCGGCGAAACGAGGGTCGCATCCGGCAGTCGAACATCGTGGAGCTGTCGGACTGGTCGAAATCGAAGGTGAGCCGCCTCCTCTCGACGATGGAGGCGGAGGGCTACATCGAGAAGGTCGCCGTCGGGCGCGAGAACATCATCGTCCTGCCCGGCGAGGAGCCGGAGCGGTAG